A window of the Candidatus Atribacteria bacterium ADurb.Bin276 genome harbors these coding sequences:
- the rshA gene encoding Anti-sigma factor RshA — MDCKEAVEKLYLYLDGEILTPQERKDFEDHLKICRKCCEKFDFEKNLWNLIKSKCLDTPLPATLVNKVLTVINSF; from the coding sequence ATGGACTGCAAAGAAGCAGTAGAAAAACTATATCTTTACCTTGATGGAGAGATTCTCACCCCTCAAGAACGTAAAGATTTTGAAGATCACCTAAAAATTTGTCGAAAATGTTGTGAAAAGTTTGATTTTGAAAAAAACCTTTGGAATTTAATAAAATCGAAATGTCTTGATACACCTCTTCCGGCAACTTTAGTGAATAAAGTTCTTACTGTTATTAATAGCTTTTGA
- the cysE gene encoding Serine acetyltransferase, producing the protein MEIEKKEKKIAIGDLAKTFVESYKKTNLITNIEKKQFPSRINVIRITEELREILFPGYIGRTSLNWLNVEYYVGGKLDRLFDELQSEIAKAYGEEYSNESLSKAECIQLSCDQTLTFFQKIPQIREMLEDDVQAAFDGDPAAKNTDEIVFSYPGVVAISIYRMAHELLVQGVPLIPRMMTEYAHSLTGIDIHPGAKIGRSFFIDHGTGVVIGETTVIGDQVKIYQGVTLGALSFPKDERGKIIRGTKRHPSLENNATVYAGATILGGETTIGKGSVIGGNVWLTHSIPSNTKVIIEEPRLKFFENKKA; encoded by the coding sequence ATGGAGATCGAGAAAAAAGAAAAAAAGATTGCCATTGGTGATTTGGCAAAAACTTTTGTCGAAAGCTATAAAAAAACCAACTTAATAACCAACATAGAAAAAAAGCAATTCCCTTCACGAATTAATGTTATTCGTATAACTGAGGAATTACGTGAAATTCTTTTCCCAGGTTACATTGGTCGAACCAGTTTAAATTGGTTAAATGTTGAGTATTACGTTGGAGGAAAGTTGGATCGTCTTTTCGATGAATTGCAGTCAGAAATCGCTAAAGCTTACGGTGAAGAATACTCAAACGAATCCCTTTCAAAAGCCGAATGTATTCAGCTTTCTTGTGATCAGACACTAACTTTTTTTCAAAAAATACCCCAGATTCGAGAAATGCTTGAGGACGATGTCCAAGCGGCTTTTGATGGTGACCCAGCAGCAAAAAATACTGATGAAATTGTTTTTAGCTATCCAGGTGTGGTCGCTATCTCAATTTATAGGATGGCTCATGAATTATTGGTACAAGGGGTACCCCTGATTCCCCGGATGATGACCGAATATGCTCATAGCCTAACTGGCATCGACATTCATCCCGGTGCCAAAATCGGAAGAAGTTTTTTTATCGACCATGGCACTGGGGTAGTTATCGGCGAAACTACTGTGATTGGAGATCAGGTTAAGATTTATCAAGGAGTTACTTTGGGAGCACTTTCCTTCCCCAAAGATGAGCGGGGTAAAATTATCCGCGGCACCAAAAGACATCCCAGTTTAGAAAACAATGCAACTGTCTATGCAGGAGCCACCATCCTCGGTGGTGAAACAACTATTGGAAAAGGAAGTGTAATTGGTGGAAATGTATGGCTCACTCATTCCATTCCCTCCAATACCAAAGTAATCATTGAGGAGCCTCGGCTAAAATTTTTTGAAAATAAAAAAGCATGA
- the purR_2 gene encoding HTH-type transcriptional repressor PurR, giving the protein MVISLSTIYDIAKRAGVSPATVSRALNNQNLVKEETRKKIHKIAEEMNYSPNFLARSLVKKQTNTIALIISDITNPFFTTVARGVEDTASQKGFNTIFCNTDENIEKEKQYVNLMLQRRVDGIIIASCGSGNNLGDIRNRNLPLVLVDRAFPGNNGWDSVVGDSEEGAFLLTKHLIEVHHHQKIAIISGPPVLSTSQDRVRGYLRALRDYNIKENPEWIISGEFKENFGYQIALKFLQYSDIKPTAVFAGNNFIAIGIIRAAREMDIEIPGDLSLVTFDDLEMASYTCPFLTVAKQPAYTMGSMATEFLLQRISGEKIREKRIVVLKPEIIIRKSCGCIQ; this is encoded by the coding sequence GTGGTGATTTCATTGTCGACTATATACGATATAGCCAAAAGAGCAGGAGTTTCCCCGGCAACGGTTTCTCGGGCGCTTAATAATCAAAATTTAGTGAAAGAAGAAACCCGAAAAAAGATTCATAAAATTGCCGAAGAAATGAATTATTCTCCCAATTTTTTAGCCAGAAGCCTGGTTAAAAAACAAACCAACACTATAGCTCTTATCATTTCTGATATCACGAATCCTTTTTTTACTACTGTGGCGAGGGGAGTTGAAGATACTGCTTCTCAGAAAGGTTTTAATACAATATTTTGTAATACTGATGAAAATATTGAAAAAGAAAAGCAATATGTCAATCTTATGCTCCAGCGACGAGTAGATGGGATTATCATTGCCAGCTGTGGTTCAGGAAATAATTTGGGTGATATTAGAAATCGTAATCTCCCTTTGGTTCTTGTTGATCGTGCCTTTCCTGGAAATAATGGGTGGGATAGTGTTGTTGGAGATAGCGAGGAAGGGGCTTTTCTTTTAACCAAACATCTTATTGAAGTTCATCATCACCAAAAAATAGCAATTATTTCAGGGCCACCGGTTTTATCAACGAGCCAAGATCGGGTAAGGGGATATCTTCGAGCTCTTCGAGATTATAATATTAAAGAAAATCCTGAGTGGATTATTTCTGGAGAATTTAAAGAGAATTTTGGTTATCAGATAGCATTAAAGTTTTTACAATATTCTGATATAAAACCTACCGCTGTTTTTGCCGGTAATAATTTTATTGCTATAGGAATTATTCGCGCCGCACGAGAGATGGATATTGAAATTCCTGGAGATTTGTCTTTAGTTACTTTTGACGATCTTGAGATGGCTTCCTATACCTGTCCTTTTCTAACAGTTGCTAAACAACCGGCTTACACCATGGGAAGTATGGCTACAGAATTCCTGCTTCAAAGAATTTCTGGAGAAAAGATAAGAGAAAAAAGGATAGTAGTTTTAAAACCAGAAATTATTATTCGAAAATCATGTGGTTGTATCCAATAA
- a CDS encoding methylcobalamin:coenzyme M methyltransferase has translation MKKAEEKIKRVVTALKLREEPDRVPLCDFYWSSFYQNWLQEFDLPPDTDIYKYYDLDLKVISPNMDPKVESCKVIEQNSEYVLFKSGFGCVVKKVFNYPMPMFIDFEVKNVQDFAKYVFEDPRDERRYFEKRCDIINCGDSFGQLNSYMEAVEANWNEFCLFGSICEPYETMWRIRGTEGLLMDLALFPEKVKEFANRCTDFMLGIAERQIELTRPQGMFIWGDVAYDKGMFISPSLWREIFFPCVKRLCDYIHSQGVITVYHGCGKSLAIFEDLIETGVDVYNPLEAKAGMDPVELKQKYGDRIAFYGGLDTRLLGEGNWEDIEKEVLYKLNAAKGGGYLPASDHSVAGNVNPRWYDRMINLLKQKGTYPIK, from the coding sequence ATGAAGAAGGCTGAGGAGAAAATAAAGAGGGTTGTGACTGCATTAAAATTAAGAGAAGAACCCGATCGGGTCCCATTGTGTGATTTTTACTGGTCGAGCTTTTACCAAAATTGGCTCCAAGAATTTGATTTACCACCTGATACCGATATTTATAAATATTACGATTTAGATCTAAAAGTCATCTCTCCAAATATGGATCCGAAGGTAGAGAGTTGTAAAGTTATTGAGCAAAACTCTGAATACGTTCTTTTTAAAAGTGGTTTTGGATGTGTGGTTAAAAAAGTATTTAATTATCCCATGCCAATGTTTATAGATTTTGAAGTGAAAAACGTTCAAGATTTTGCTAAGTATGTTTTTGAGGATCCGAGAGATGAAAGACGTTATTTTGAAAAACGCTGTGACATTATCAATTGTGGTGACTCGTTTGGTCAATTGAATAGTTATATGGAAGCAGTCGAAGCGAATTGGAATGAATTCTGTTTATTTGGCTCCATTTGTGAGCCCTACGAAACGATGTGGCGTATTAGGGGAACCGAAGGATTACTGATGGATCTTGCCTTGTTTCCGGAAAAAGTTAAAGAATTTGCCAATCGTTGCACCGATTTTATGTTAGGAATTGCCGAACGTCAAATTGAGTTGACACGCCCTCAAGGAATGTTTATATGGGGTGATGTTGCTTACGATAAAGGGATGTTCATTTCCCCTTCTCTTTGGAGGGAAATATTTTTTCCCTGTGTTAAAAGATTATGCGATTATATCCATTCTCAAGGGGTTATAACAGTATATCATGGTTGTGGGAAAAGCCTGGCTATTTTTGAAGATTTGATTGAAACCGGGGTTGATGTTTATAATCCTTTAGAAGCGAAGGCAGGAATGGATCCAGTTGAGCTGAAACAAAAATATGGAGACAGAATTGCCTTTTATGGTGGGTTGGATACTCGGTTACTTGGAGAAGGCAATTGGGAGGATATTGAGAAGGAAGTTCTTTATAAATTAAATGCGGCCAAAGGTGGAGGATATTTGCCGGCCTCAGATCATTCAGTAGCAGGAAACGTGAACCCCCGATGGTATGATCGAATGATTAACTTGCTCAAACAAAAAGGGACTTATCCCATTAAATAA
- the sugB_20 gene encoding Trehalose transport system permease protein SugB, whose product MLDRQGINIRPVSKRQRKIKQEFYNLLVYFLVLIFFLPVLWIIMTAMRPEVEVNARPPVYIPSRLSIETFAQLLGASHTEKSIPFYSYLKNSLLTSIFSTFLALVTGTFAGYSFARFRFKGGNQLFIGMMLARSIPGISVSLPLFVIFARTGLLDRISGLILVYTAMTIPFTTWLMQGFFKDIPSTLDEAAQIDGCSRWQAFLRIDLPLALPGLAASGIFAFLTSWNEFQIASVITRTPLSKTFPVGLYDFTQEFTIDWRGMCAMSVIMLIPAIFFVLLTQKQLIKGLTFGAIK is encoded by the coding sequence ATGTTGGATCGCCAAGGAATCAATATTCGTCCAGTTTCAAAAAGACAAAGGAAAATAAAGCAGGAATTTTATAATCTTTTAGTATATTTTCTCGTATTGATTTTTTTTCTTCCGGTATTATGGATTATTATGACTGCTATGCGACCTGAAGTTGAGGTGAATGCTCGGCCACCGGTCTATATTCCTTCTCGTTTAAGTATTGAGACTTTTGCTCAGTTATTAGGGGCAAGTCATACTGAAAAGTCAATTCCCTTTTATAGTTATCTCAAAAACTCTCTCTTGACTTCAATTTTTAGCACGTTTTTAGCCTTGGTAACAGGAACTTTTGCTGGGTATAGTTTTGCTCGTTTTCGATTTAAGGGTGGGAATCAACTTTTTATAGGTATGATGTTAGCCCGCTCAATACCAGGTATTTCGGTGAGCTTACCTTTGTTTGTAATTTTTGCTCGTACGGGTTTGTTGGATCGAATTTCAGGCCTTATTCTTGTTTATACAGCCATGACCATTCCTTTTACAACTTGGTTGATGCAGGGATTTTTTAAAGATATTCCTTCCACGCTCGATGAAGCAGCGCAGATAGATGGATGTTCTCGTTGGCAAGCCTTCCTGCGTATTGACCTTCCTCTTGCTCTTCCTGGACTGGCCGCCAGTGGAATATTTGCTTTTTTAACTTCCTGGAATGAATTCCAAATTGCCAGTGTTATTACCCGAACACCACTCTCTAAAACTTTTCCAGTTGGCTTATATGATTTTACTCAGGAGTTTACCATTGATTGGAGAGGAATGTGTGCCATGTCGGTGATTATGCTGATCCCAGCCATCTTTTTTGTATTGCTTACCCAGAAACAACTCATCAAAGGATTAACTTTTGGAGCAATTAAATAA
- the sugA_15 gene encoding Trehalose transport system permease protein SugA, with protein MNQEMNLRLKKDLKKSSKNDRYLSWFMIIPALAVVAVLIVVPMIYSFSLSLTNMNLLKPASTQFIGFRNYIRLFQDEIFWRAFWNTILFMTLAVNVEFILGLFIAQLMFKVTRGQGVIRTAIMAPMMFAPVLVGFQFKWFFNDQVGLVNNLLYSLTGDYQIIPWLIHYPMNLLAILIAEIWMSTPFMVIIFLAGLVSLPTEPFEAASVDGASGWQQFRYITLPLISPFIYIAMVIRSLDLGRAYDLVRIMTGGGPANRSEMIWTYTHRLAITNNRFGMGTAMSFITVAVSFAFVIYLFRQLSKSLQEVY; from the coding sequence ATGAATCAGGAAATGAACCTTAGGTTAAAAAAAGATTTAAAAAAATCATCAAAAAACGACCGTTATTTATCTTGGTTTATGATAATTCCAGCTCTTGCCGTTGTTGCTGTGTTAATTGTTGTCCCCATGATATATTCCTTTTCTTTAAGTTTAACCAATATGAATTTATTAAAACCAGCGTCGACTCAGTTTATTGGTTTTCGAAACTATATCCGACTTTTTCAGGACGAAATATTTTGGCGAGCTTTTTGGAATACTATTCTATTCATGACTTTAGCGGTTAATGTTGAATTTATTTTGGGACTTTTTATTGCTCAACTGATGTTTAAAGTAACCCGGGGACAAGGAGTCATTCGTACTGCTATTATGGCTCCCATGATGTTTGCCCCAGTTTTGGTCGGATTTCAATTTAAGTGGTTTTTTAATGATCAAGTAGGTTTAGTCAATAATCTTTTGTATTCACTGACTGGAGACTATCAAATTATTCCCTGGCTCATTCATTATCCAATGAATCTGTTGGCTATTCTCATTGCTGAAATTTGGATGAGCACCCCATTTATGGTTATTATTTTTCTAGCTGGATTAGTGAGCTTACCAACTGAGCCTTTCGAGGCGGCTTCGGTAGATGGAGCAAGTGGTTGGCAGCAGTTCCGCTATATAACCCTTCCTTTGATAAGCCCATTTATCTATATTGCCATGGTTATTCGCTCCCTCGATCTTGGGAGGGCTTATGATTTGGTCCGAATTATGACCGGAGGTGGACCAGCCAATCGATCGGAAATGATTTGGACCTATACCCATCGTTTAGCCATAACCAACAATAGATTTGGAATGGGAACTGCGATGTCTTTTATTACGGTAGCTGTTTCGTTTGCTTTCGTTATCTACTTATTCAGACAATTATCAAAAAGCCTTCAGGAGGTCTATTAA
- a CDS encoding putative ABC transporter-binding protein precursor, whose translation MKRLLFVGMVLLLVLSTSTVFGFELGRFDGTTIKACFIGGGDYEKIYEKFIPEFEELTGAKVEIVYKGNGFDIDKKMKIDFAAGTVDYDVCWDHTSFFSQYLDFLEPLEGYFTQEELSDFSQKVLQYCQKDGHIWQIPRHGDVSTLHYRTDLLNDPENKKAFQEKYGKELKVPETWDEFKEIALFLSKPPEIYGTQFAGKEEALSGRFWDILMSHGGKIIDENYKPAFNSPEGIKVATMLRDLYQAGAMPPGMVNFLWDDVAGTFANGNIAMYTEWYGWYSYFQNPEASKVAGKFDISRQPKGDAGIHGGWAGAHCFSVTKSSKNKEAAVAFIKFITSYEPQLFEAQIGYIPVRNSVFETLIQEAEKSTDPLIKKRFEIMQIQINEDFTPPPIVAEWIPISNVLYPKLQAIMLGDVEVEEGLNQAAKEVELIMEEAGYYD comes from the coding sequence TTGAAGAGGTTACTTTTTGTGGGGATGGTTTTACTTTTGGTTTTGTCGACCAGTACAGTATTCGGTTTTGAATTAGGACGATTTGATGGGACGACGATTAAGGCTTGTTTTATTGGTGGGGGAGACTACGAAAAAATTTACGAGAAATTTATCCCTGAGTTTGAAGAATTAACCGGCGCCAAAGTTGAAATTGTCTATAAAGGGAACGGTTTTGACATTGATAAAAAGATGAAAATTGATTTTGCCGCTGGTACTGTTGACTATGACGTTTGCTGGGATCATACCAGCTTCTTTTCACAATACCTGGATTTCTTGGAACCTTTAGAGGGCTACTTTACCCAAGAAGAACTCAGCGATTTTTCTCAGAAAGTCCTCCAATACTGCCAAAAAGATGGACACATCTGGCAAATTCCGCGACATGGTGATGTTAGTACCCTTCATTACCGGACGGATTTGTTAAACGATCCGGAAAATAAGAAAGCATTTCAAGAAAAATATGGCAAAGAATTAAAAGTCCCCGAAACTTGGGATGAATTCAAAGAAATTGCACTCTTCCTCTCCAAACCTCCTGAAATCTATGGGACTCAGTTTGCCGGGAAGGAAGAGGCTTTATCCGGTCGCTTTTGGGATATTTTAATGTCTCATGGCGGGAAGATTATCGATGAAAATTATAAACCTGCTTTTAATAGCCCAGAAGGTATCAAAGTTGCAACCATGCTTCGAGATCTTTATCAAGCGGGAGCCATGCCGCCTGGTATGGTTAACTTTTTGTGGGATGATGTTGCTGGTACATTTGCCAATGGAAATATCGCTATGTACACTGAATGGTATGGCTGGTATTCTTATTTTCAAAATCCCGAAGCTTCTAAGGTGGCAGGGAAGTTCGATATTAGTCGTCAACCGAAAGGTGATGCTGGTATCCACGGTGGTTGGGCAGGAGCCCATTGCTTTTCAGTAACTAAATCAAGTAAAAACAAAGAGGCAGCGGTTGCCTTTATAAAGTTTATCACCAGTTATGAACCACAGTTATTCGAAGCCCAGATTGGATATATTCCAGTTCGAAACTCAGTTTTTGAAACTCTTATTCAAGAAGCAGAAAAATCAACCGATCCACTCATTAAGAAACGTTTTGAGATAATGCAGATTCAGATTAACGAAGACTTCACACCTCCTCCGATTGTTGCTGAATGGATTCCCATCTCAAATGTCTTATATCCCAAGCTCCAAGCCATTATGTTGGGTGATGTAGAAGTTGAAGAGGGTCTTAATCAAGCTGCAAAAGAAGTTGAATTGATTATGGAAGAAGCCGGCTACTATGACTAA
- the fucI gene encoding L-fucose isomerase, with product MSKIGVITFSDGRPHVHQELLAMNLKFQENLVKKLQQEGHEVIIADEPPWTNQLAVSAGKKMQLAGVDCTIFNYAIWAWPHFTVLAAQFAPGPFLCLSNINPGYPGLVGMMASSGALDNVGIPYTRVSGDLNQESTFKKVNCFIKAATCLKQIRGETFGCFGGRPMGMYTATSGTDSWMKVFGIDTEHIDQWEIVRRSEFLLAQNPKKIEQAFQWCEKNIGSIQYDGKQLTPEILKKQIASYYAVKELCQEMHLDFCGIKGQPELTNNFCTMDVAEAFMNDPYDFDGPKEPIVCSTEADMDAALTMEIFKKLAKTPVLFADVRHWHDDYKILDLCNSGEHATYFAGASFDYRDNLPRVSLLPESFYFQAGGAAVHHLAHPGKVTLARLGRKNGNYWMAILTGEFLQFDKKTNQEIMARTQAEWPHAFCKLDTSIERFIEKFPCNHIHGVYGHYVEELKMVCEFLGIQWEII from the coding sequence ATGAGTAAAATTGGTGTCATTACTTTTTCCGATGGTCGCCCTCATGTTCACCAGGAATTATTAGCAATGAATTTAAAATTCCAGGAGAACTTGGTAAAAAAACTTCAACAAGAAGGCCATGAAGTCATTATTGCCGATGAGCCTCCTTGGACCAATCAGCTGGCAGTTTCAGCCGGGAAAAAAATGCAGCTTGCTGGAGTTGATTGTACAATTTTTAATTATGCCATTTGGGCTTGGCCTCATTTTACCGTTTTAGCAGCTCAGTTTGCTCCTGGTCCCTTTCTCTGCCTATCAAATATTAATCCTGGATATCCAGGTTTAGTCGGTATGATGGCCAGCTCTGGTGCATTGGACAATGTTGGCATTCCTTATACCCGGGTTTCAGGTGATTTAAACCAGGAATCAACCTTTAAAAAGGTAAACTGTTTTATTAAAGCTGCTACCTGTTTAAAACAAATTCGTGGTGAAACCTTTGGGTGTTTTGGAGGACGTCCAATGGGAATGTATACTGCTACCTCCGGAACCGATTCTTGGATGAAAGTATTCGGAATTGATACCGAACATATCGATCAATGGGAAATAGTTCGGCGTTCAGAATTCTTGCTGGCTCAAAACCCGAAAAAAATTGAACAAGCCTTCCAATGGTGTGAAAAAAATATCGGCTCGATTCAATATGATGGGAAACAATTAACCCCAGAAATTTTAAAAAAGCAAATCGCTTCCTATTATGCAGTTAAAGAATTATGTCAAGAAATGCATTTAGATTTTTGTGGAATCAAGGGTCAACCTGAGCTCACTAATAATTTTTGTACTATGGATGTCGCTGAAGCTTTTATGAATGACCCCTATGATTTCGATGGACCCAAAGAACCTATAGTATGCTCTACCGAAGCAGATATGGACGCAGCTTTAACCATGGAGATCTTTAAAAAATTGGCCAAAACCCCGGTTCTATTTGCCGATGTTCGTCATTGGCATGATGATTATAAAATTCTGGACTTGTGTAACTCTGGTGAGCACGCCACCTACTTTGCTGGAGCCAGCTTCGATTATCGCGATAATCTTCCTCGAGTTTCATTGCTTCCTGAAAGTTTCTATTTCCAAGCTGGTGGTGCTGCGGTTCACCATCTTGCCCATCCAGGAAAAGTCACCCTGGCTCGATTAGGAAGAAAAAATGGAAATTACTGGATGGCCATTTTAACTGGGGAGTTTCTCCAGTTTGATAAAAAAACCAACCAAGAAATCATGGCTCGAACTCAAGCTGAATGGCCTCATGCATTTTGTAAACTTGATACGAGTATTGAGCGTTTTATTGAAAAGTTTCCCTGCAACCACATCCATGGAGTATATGGTCATTATGTTGAAGAGCTCAAAATGGTTTGTGAGTTTCTTGGTATTCAATGGGAAATCATTTAG